The following proteins come from a genomic window of Coffea arabica cultivar ET-39 chromosome 11c, Coffea Arabica ET-39 HiFi, whole genome shotgun sequence:
- the LOC113715636 gene encoding WAT1-related protein At3g28050 — protein MESSLPSVGMVVQQFAQVGLLIVTKKAMLSGMTTFSLVFYSSASGALILLPLCFLIKRSARPKLSFHFLGCCFLIGLIGFLVQIFGYAGTFYAPSSLISAMMNLIPGITFLFAVLFRMETVDCRSFSTLAKSIGTVVAISGALVATLYQGPPLLMLPSHSNLTLQPLTQSANVLLGGLLFGIDCVIASLLMIAQAFVLKKYPVELIIMFFYSCFVAIFSLASSLILERDLSAFSLKTKTRLVAVLYGGFFGNIFQLTIGSWCVRKKGPLFAATFHPIGVVLGTAMGVIFLHDTFYLGSLVGSIIILIGFYSVMWGKAKERKLVDDNGVNNLESGGEKAPLLSTKDAN, from the exons ATGGAGAGTTCACTGCCTTCTGTGGGCATGGTGGTTCAGCAGTTTGCACAGGTGGGGCTTTTGATAGTAACCAAGAAAGCTATGTTAAGTGGAATGACAACATTCAGCCTTGTTTTCTACTCCAGTGCTTCGGGTGCActcattcttcttcctctttgtttTCTCATCAAAAG ATCAGCCCGTCCCAagctttctttccattttcttggCTGCTGTTTCTTGATTGGCCTAATTGG GTTCTTGGTGCAGATATTTGGCTATGCTGGGACTTTCTATGCCCCTTCATCGCTTATCTCAGCAATGATGAACCTTATCCCCGGGATTACCTTTTTATTTGCCGTTTTATTCAG GATGGAAACAGTGGACTGCAGAAGCTTCAGCACACTGGCCAAATCCATTGGGACTGTTGTAGCAATCTCGGGTGCTCTGGTTGCAACTCTTTATCAAGGACCCCCCTTACTGATGCTCCCATCTCACTCAAATCTCACCCTTCAACCTCTTACCCAGTCAGCAAATGTGCTGCTTGGTGGACTGCTTTTTGGCATTGATTGTGTGATTGCTTCTCTACTTATGATTGCACAG GCATTTGTCCTTAAGAAGTATCCGGTGGAGTTGATCATAATGTTCTTTTATAGCTGCTTTGTGGCTATTTTTTCTCTAGCTTCTTCTCTAATTCTGGAAAGAGACCTCAGTGCATTCAGCTTAAAAACAAAGACGAGGTTGGTTGCTGTTCTATACGGG GGATTCTTTGGCAATATTTTTCAACTGACTATTGGTTCCTGGTGCGTGAGGAAAAAGGGCCCTCTTTTTGCAGCAACATTTCATCCCATAGGCGTTGTCCTCGGAACTGCAATGGGGGTGATCTTTCTCCATGACACTTTCTATCTTGGCAG TCTGGTGGGCTCTATTATCATTCTAATCGGATTTTACTCTGTGATGTGGGGAAAAGCTAAAGAAAGGAAGCTGGTTGATGACAATGGAGTGAACAACTTGGAATCAGGGGGTGAAAAGGCCCCTCTCTTGAGTACCAAAGATGCCAATTGA